The genomic window TATATATAGGCACCTCTATGTCTTACTTTGTTTATAGTGTAAATGAAATATTACATATATTTTGTTTACATTGTAAACAAACTAAACTCATTACACAATACCTGTGTAAACATCATACAGTCACCATGTTTTTAGTCTTATTTCGTTTATAGTGCAAACAAAATACgtgttatattattttatttacactgtaaacgaaataagataTAAAatgtatttttgtaaaaaaacttaaaaatatttattttagtaaataaaatatttgtttaatttaattaaaaaaatcctaaataggtccaagtaaaaaagaaaaaggttttgctaagatttaaaaagataaaaatcatcTACACCTGTAGAAATGTATTGAAAATATATAGTGGATAACAAATGGTATGTTAGGGGAACAAATTCTGTAACAGTACAAGGATTGCACAATTGCAAACTATTTTATTGTAGAAATTGTCTAACCTTGTCTAAcctaattactatatatatataatctcataATGATAGATGGTAGTAACTTGGGTTGTCTTTTTATATTCCTTTTCTTTCATGTGTAGGGTggagagttctctaattcactggagtatgaactcctttgattgatttcttCACTTTTATAGGATCTTGTAttgtatctcttgggaaggaatttatttgttcctcttcctggggcttgataatcaactccacatatttctttatattttttacaCTCATCCACATATCATGTAtccattctttcatgagaagttCAAGAGTTGATGGTTCTTGATACGAgtaaggagatggtggctcttgatatgaataaaaagagaatgatggttcttggtatgtatatggagatggtggttcttgatgtgAATAAAAAGAGGAGGATGATTCTTGGTATGCATTACAGACTGCCAAGTCCAGCCCAAGTAGTCGCCGGGTCGGGGTATCGCCCCACCCAGGCCCAAACCTCCAGCAAAGGGGTCCAACGGGTCGGTCCCTAACACCCGACCCAGGACCCGACCGACCTACCACCCAAAGCGTGCTATCGCTCGGGTCAGTATCCTCGAGGCGGTGCCCGGCATCCCGACCCGAAGTCCGGGACAACCTGCCCACGTGGAGTACGACAGCTCACAGCTCCTCTACCAATGGGCTAGACAATTACTAGACCCACCCAGCatagtatataaggggagaggacagctctccccccaaggtacgtcacatcttTACCTAATTCGGCCATCCTCTGGTACGAACtctgacttgatcgtcggagtatccttgcaggtggccacccccCGCATTCCGTCCAACCTCCGACATCGCCAGCACACTTCAACCTTCGCTCCATGTCCGCTTGGGGTCTCTCCCCCTCTCCTACTCATCACCATCCGACTACCCGAGAACATCAGGTAACGAACATtagcgccgtctgtggggacccgGCGTAGACATGGAGCGACCCATCACTTCAGAGGAGCTCCGCGAGGGAGGCGGGGCCCGTTTGAGCAGGGCCAGTTCGACAGCCCGCGTTGCCGAACAACCGAGATCCCCCGTTCAACCCCACTAACAAATGTACACTAAGACCCTCGAAAGGTGCCCTTTCGGGGGACGGGAGCCGACAACGCCAAGATCATGCAAGAGCTCAGGTATAGAGTGAAAAACCTTGAGCAGGAGCTGGCGGCAAGGGACCGATCCCACGAAGACATCAGCCACTTGCACGGCGACGTCAGCCGGTCCCACGCCCACACCTGATCCCCCTCCCGAGCACACGACAGCCAAGGAAGAAGCCTAACAAGGCGCGAAGAGGTGCACACACAAGCAACTTCCCGACCCACCCAAGGCGAGTCGGAAAGCCGCTGGGAATCCCCGAAAAGGAAACCCGGGAGACAACAAGATCCTATTATCATGGGAGCCACCCTCTTTCACCCCTTAATCCTCAAGGCCTGGCTCCCGAGAAACTTCGACAAGCCGAtggacatgaggtacgatgggACCAAGGACCCCCAGGAGCATATCACAGCTTTTAAAGCAAGGATGAACTTGGAAGGGGTAGGCGACGCGGTCAGATGCCGGGCATTCCCCGTAACACTGGCCGGTCCAGCAATTCGATGGTTCAACACCCTCCCACAAGAGTCCATCACAACTTTCACAGACATATCTCGAAGCTTCCTAGATCGGTTCACGATGCGCATAGCCAAGGCAAAACACCCAATCAACTTACTGGGGGTTACCCAAAAACCCAGCGAGCCGACTAGGAAATTCCTAGATAGGTTCAACAACGAGTGTTTGGAGATCGACGGCCTCACGGACTCAATCGCTAGTCTATGCCTAACAAATGGCCTGCTGAATGAAGACTTTAGGAAGCACCTCACAACCAAGCCTGTATGGACTATGCAGGAAATTCAAAGCGTGGCCAAGGAATACATCAACGATGAAGAGGTCAGTCAGGTTGTAGTAGCCAATAAACGACAGCTCCCTAGCTCGTCAGCTTGGCAGGCCCCTCAAGTCGACAGGTACAAAGAAGCTCCCAGGGACGGCACCCTAAACAAGCACCTAAGCACCCACGGGTAGGAAGGTTCACGAACTATACGCCACTTGCGGCGCCCATAGTAGAAGTCTACCAACAAATTGCAGACAAGGGAATCCTGTCCAGACCTAGGCCGTTGAAGGAGAGGACGGGAGGCAACAAGAGCCTTTACTGCGATTATCACAAGGGGTTTGGCCACAaaacccaagactgcttcgaccttAAGGATGCCCTGGAACAGGCCATCAGAGAAGGAAAGCTGAGTGAATTCTCCCGGCTCATCAAAGAACCGAGGAGGCGGGAAAGGGAACGCTTCGAGGAAGATCGGAGCCAGACTGTCAAACCAAGGCAAGAACCCACAGTGGATGCCAATGACCCCCCAACTTTTGTGGTCAACATCGTGGTCAGGAGCGACAGCCCCCCTAAATCCAAGTCGGCAGCCAAAAGGGACACCCGAGTACTCTCTATCTCGACAGATGGCCCCAGCAAAAGGCATCCCACAATATCATTTGGCCCAAAAGATAAGTGGTTCAATGACCTCCCCGAAAACCCCCCATGGTAGACTTCGTAGTCTTTAGAGACTCCACTGCCTATAAtatcatcctaggaagaaaaaCTTTCAATGAATTCTCAGCTGTGATATGCACCAAGTTCCTAACAATGAAGTTCATAACGAACAAGGGAACAATTGGTTCCATAAGGGGAGACCTAGAAACGGCAGTCGCCTGCGACATCGCTAGTCTCTCCTTGAGGAAAGAATCTAAGAAGGCAGCCAACGTGTTCTTGGCAGATCTGGACGTCAGGATGGAGGAAAAGCCAAGACCAGAACCAGAAGGGGACATGGAAAAGTTCCAGATAGGAAAAACGGCAGACCAGTTTACCTTCGTAAATAGAAACCTGTCCCATGAACTTAAGGGCCCTCTTATAGAGATCGTGAGGGCAAATggcgacctctttgcatggaccCCATCAGACATGCCGAGATTGGATCCCGAGGTCATGTCCTACCGACTAGCCATAAAACTTGATGCCAAACCGGTAGCCCAGCGGCGAAGGAAGATGTCGCAAGAAAGGGCTGAAGAAGTCACCAAACAAACAGCAGGATTACTAGAAGCAGGGTTCATCAAGGAACTCGAGTACTCGACATGGCTATCCAACGGCATCCTAGTAAAAAAAGCCAGcggaaatggagaatgtgtgtcgattACTCTGACCTAAACAAAGCGTGCCCAAAAGACTCCTTTCCCCTCCCCAACATTGACACCTTGGTCGACTCGGCGGCAGGATATCATTTcctcagcttcatggatgcctattctggCTATAACTAGATCCCGATGCACCGACCTGACGAGGACAAAATGGCATTCATAACACCAGGAGGCACCTTTTGCTACAAAGTAATGCCCTTTGGACTGAAGAATGCAGGGGCTACCTACCGAAGACTAAGGAGCCGAGTCTTCCATGACCTCATCGGCAAGTCGGTAGAGGTTTACGTCGACGACATCCTGGTAAAAACAACAGAGCCGAACAAGCTAATAGACGACCTCCAGGCTGTCTTCAAGGCACTAAGGAAATTCAACATGAGACTCAATCTGCTTAAATGCGCATTGACGAGAGGATTTtcaccagtaaagagattcatagaaacagttgcgttgtagatatagtctttaaactgacaaaaatcccttcgtacaaacgttttgggtgtcacaagtaacaaactcctttagaaattgttaaccgagtattcaaacctcgggtcgtcttctcaaggaactgcgaggaagtatgttcttactattggctataaagattgtaatcggggtttagaagatgagaatcaagtaatttaaatgacaagtaaagtaaatggcaattaaaataaataaataaatactataaagcagacttttgacaaggtaagagaagttggaggtccaacgtagttatctctctcaactataatgaaagttgaatctaaactccacttgatcaacctgtaccagggcaaggaaaagtcaagggactaattaaattgacctttgaatcctatttatttcctaagaaaaggttgggattactcaagttcagctcaattagcaagataacgattatcaattatgttgagtttaataactggaataaataaatagtagtaaaattgaaataaaagaacattaaacctgggatccagagttactcttaaaacaagaagaaatcctaaatcctaaaagagagagagaagatctctctcacaactaaatctaaatcattgaaaggtaaaatacgcgagctctctttgaatgggtgcatttccacactttataacctctggtctatgttgtctgtacttggatctgggccaaaaagggcttcagaattcgctgggggcgtattctgtaaattctgatacgtggcctctgtcacgcgtccgcgtgggtcacgcggtcgcgtaatttggagctttttcttgccacgcggtcgcgtcagtcatgcgaccgcgtcatatgcgttctgcttaaggcgcgcggtcgcgtcagtcatgcggccgcgtcgctgctgattcgtgcttggcacgcgatcgcgttgtccatgcgatcgcgtggataccagtttccttaaagctccgttttgctttctccttccattttattatgttttcttttccatcctttaagtcattctgccttagaaaatctgaaactactcaacacactaataacggcattgaatggaaataaaggtaattaaattaattaattttaaagcttaggaaacatgtttttcacaatatgacataataaggaagggaaagtaaaaccatgcaattaatgtgaataagcaggtgaaggattgtataaatcactcaaattaagcacaaaagaactcatgaaatatgggtttatcaacctccctacacttaaacactagcatgtcctcatgctaaatccaaggtaaataattaaggttaaagtgatggaatgtcatgcaatgcaacctaatttaaatgcaactacctaaatgaatgatgcatcatgcaactctaatttattcactcatatataaagcttacatgtagtaaagttaattcacattctcaaggagtcatgtatatatatatagccaacccttaaataataaagtattttagcaaatgagatgggaaagaaaatattgtacaaacttgcaaaacaattagtaaattaagtacagatatatgttgatgagttattgaaccctcactggattttgtgtttactctctagtcactcagtgtttattgggtttattcactccatttttctttttattctttatttctatggctttgtttttcatctaaccaatcaacaattatagaatatagtcataccaaaaagtcatgaggtctttattgaggttgtaatggggtcaaggtaagggtaaggattttatgtatagggtcaagtgagctaataagtgaatccttaattagactaagatctcacctaacatacatatttagtaaaacaaaaatttctttacccattttcccatattatcccacttattgttacatgctcatgtttcactctttatttttatcccatgtgcattgtttttattttgcattgggaaatttgtttgtatccccttttattcaaATGCTGAAAAAAAtaactttctcttttttttcttttttttaatgcacatggtaattgaatcacttagattttctcatgagcatgcttcccaaattttattttattccttttaacttttctaccttttttttctatcatccatgttcccaaaaggttttccacttttaactctattcatgattttctatcttaagctaaccaaggattcacttgggattttcttttgtttttctgcttaaggctagtaatttggctaaagagaataaaggggttttaaaaggctcaagggggctaacaagggtgatgtaaaaggtaggctaatttagggtgagtgagctaaaatcaaatgatggcctcaatcattctcttggtatgtatctattctatattctataattggacatatagattaaagcaaaggaaagaacatcagtaaactatactaattaatccactaataaatcagaattgcaaactaaactaaatagctaaaataaactaaatggctaaagtatgaactaaagatgcaaaatgcagaaaatagagtaaaaatacataaaagcaatgtataagtactcagaaaataacagtaaaaggaaaaatacagaaaaatatctaaaataaaagaaaaagtatgtagtggttcaccaaaataaacgccagagatggcgacctccccacacttaaaaggaagcatcgtcctcgatgctcaatcaagccgggtgtgaaggagtgtcatcactgggagggatggtagcgggggtctcagtggtggtggtgggctgagggtctggctgctgtggaggaggtgctgactgaatcgggatctcaagatctgcagcctcaatctgatgtgggaccgctgcctgtggtgcggctggtgctgcctcctggggatgggtctctgcctcgggcgcatccgcctcctcctcaaatgcctcggatggtgtgtcgggctcggaggggatgtcgccggatcgtatcatcagctttaggtgctcatagcgccgcttgttgcgacgctccatctggtcaagtcgtcggaacaagcggtgcaccagatgatagacgggctctgtggcaggtggaggtgcagtggtggtagcaggggtaggtggtgcagcagtagaggaagagggtccagcagactgtGGGGCcgactcatcagtagcagtgaatggtgctggtctgtggcccagggctaagaagttccggctgtgcggaatgatcttcctgcaatccgccgctggtggtctctcatcggcatcctcccatggcacgtcagctcaacggccaagctgtgtaactagatatggaaaggggagggtgcctcggacgtggaccctggccatataatgccgaatgaaatgtggcagataaaggtccttaccctccaggacacaccaaaggagggtgatcatagcagtcgGGATCTccatctcgtgagtactcggcatcacataattactcaagatctgatgccataaccgagcctcatcatttaagtacgctctcttgatccctctaggcatcgtagtgtcctgacccatctcccaaggaactgttgggtcgagagctatccgtgcctttacagcatcccaatcaaacttcatctggcgcatgtcctcctcagcctttgaataaccatcaggctaaTCGGatttggctgggagccggagaatgtcctctaaggcctcctcagtgaccagaatttgttttcctctcagattcactgcatctagggtagtgagatagtagttgcagtagaattcccggacccaagatgcgttgacctctgttagtgttctctccagaaagaaccagcccctttgcttaatttgctcagtggtgtattgctggagggcttctggaatcttcagagttcattccaggtatagatttttggagtttgcaaaagccgggtacttcaactcacagtaccggtttgcaaattttataggatcagtcgcagggagcagctggtcagttttttcctgctgtgtgaagttcttctcccaccatgaagaatcatgcattaaagaaatgatggactgggaggaatctcctctcttgcgcttgccagtagccttgccttttcctttcctctgtgaggcagacatcctgaaaaacagaaaatcaggatatggataaaaataggaaagTAATTAGGcaataaaggaaactcaaagcagcaagggagaaataaaata from Arachis ipaensis cultivar K30076 chromosome B09, Araip1.1, whole genome shotgun sequence includes these protein-coding regions:
- the LOC107615488 gene encoding uncharacterized protein LOC107615488, whose translation is MGATLFHPLILKAWLPRNFDKPMDMRYDGTKDPQEHITAFKARMNLEGVGDAVRCRAFPVTLAGPAIRWFNTLPQESITTFTDISRSFLDRFTMRIAKAKHPINLLGVTQKPSEPTRKFLDRFNNECLEIDGLTDSIASLCLTNGLLNEDFRKHLTTKPVWTMQEIQSVAKEYINDEEVSQVVVANKRQLPSSSAWQAPQVDRPRPLKERTGGNKSLYCDYHKGFGHKTQDCFDLKDALEQAIREGKLSEFSRLIKEPRRRERERFEEDRSQTVKPRQEPTVDANDPPTFVVNIVVRSDSPPKSKSAAKRDTRVLSISTDGPSKRHPTISFGPKDKWFNDLPENPPW